Proteins from a single region of Flavobacterium sp. YJ01:
- a CDS encoding fasciclin domain-containing protein, protein MKTRKFLALAVLTLGFGFTMNAQKTVMVGGAAMYPNKNIIENAVNSKDHTTLVAAVKAAGLVETLQGKGPFTVFAPTNEAFGKLPAGTVDNLLKPENMKMLQTILTYHVVAGKMNSSDIAKAIKAGKGKAVLKTVSGGTLTAWMEGKDLYISDENGNKSKVTIADVNQSNGVIHVVDAVLLPKM, encoded by the coding sequence ATGAAAACTAGAAAATTTTTAGCCTTGGCAGTCTTAACATTGGGATTCGGATTTACGATGAACGCCCAGAAAACCGTGATGGTGGGAGGGGCAGCAATGTATCCAAATAAAAACATAATAGAAAATGCAGTCAACTCTAAGGACCATACCACACTTGTGGCGGCGGTAAAAGCGGCGGGACTGGTAGAGACGCTTCAGGGAAAAGGCCCTTTCACCGTATTTGCACCCACCAATGAAGCCTTCGGCAAACTTCCTGCAGGAACAGTAGACAATTTACTGAAACCGGAAAACATGAAAATGCTGCAGACTATTCTGACCTATCATGTGGTTGCAGGAAAGATGAACAGTTCCGATATTGCAAAAGCGATAAAAGCAGGAAAAGGAAAAGCAGTGCTGAAAACAGTAAGCGGCGGTACGCTGACGGCCTGGATGGAGGGTAAGGATTTATATATCAGCGACGAGAACGGCAATAAGTCTAAGGTTACCATAGCGGACGTAAACCAGTCAAACGGTGTAATCCATGTGGTTGATGCTGTCCTGCTTCCAAAGATGTAA
- a CDS encoding DUF6596 domain-containing protein produces the protein MGNEMFFGEERNYRALYGKLFAALLNQFGADYISEIEDAIHNSLLKSLKIRSQNTILKNMENWLFIVARNDLLNQIKKDKEINSFSAQHMEGYAAESCQTDLRLQTVLFISAVENISSQAKILFALKDIFGLSISEISRCTLMGKEAVYKSIARTKKNIQSQFKGKTVELDSIAAVREDIARAEEIFYAVFNIGYDCFDEKAQGVFNEDLCLDAMALAKLLYGRYKYGSTGSLLALFCFHAARSAARVVNGRLISFFSQDREKWNTELIALGFHYLKKPKTLNRFYLEAVIISRYMSIAELTQNDWLDIVKLHEIMQQVCLSPIARLNYCFCLAKIGKTQQALQILSQIEKELPAEHIYFSLVKAKILKETRPEESDYLFTSVLSKMNQKIRKEYLLENESVGL, from the coding sequence ATGGGCAATGAAATGTTTTTCGGGGAAGAAAGGAATTATCGGGCATTATACGGAAAGCTGTTTGCAGCGTTATTAAATCAGTTTGGTGCAGATTATATTTCTGAAATTGAGGATGCCATTCATAATTCCTTATTAAAATCCTTAAAAATACGCAGCCAGAATACCATCCTGAAAAATATGGAAAACTGGCTTTTCATCGTTGCCCGAAATGACCTGCTGAACCAGATCAAAAAGGATAAAGAAATAAACAGTTTTTCTGCGCAACATATGGAAGGTTATGCGGCGGAAAGCTGCCAGACTGACCTGCGGCTCCAGACCGTTCTCTTTATATCTGCTGTAGAAAATATTTCCAGCCAAGCCAAAATACTCTTTGCTCTTAAGGATATTTTTGGGTTAAGCATATCTGAAATAAGCCGCTGCACCTTGATGGGTAAAGAAGCAGTTTACAAAAGCATTGCCAGGACAAAGAAAAACATCCAGTCCCAATTTAAGGGCAAAACTGTCGAACTGGATTCAATAGCAGCCGTCAGGGAAGATATCGCCAGGGCAGAAGAAATATTTTATGCTGTTTTTAATATAGGCTATGACTGTTTTGATGAAAAGGCCCAAGGGGTTTTCAATGAAGATTTATGCCTGGACGCAATGGCTCTGGCTAAACTTTTATACGGCCGCTATAAGTATGGCTCTACAGGCAGTCTGCTGGCCCTTTTCTGCTTTCATGCCGCAAGAAGTGCAGCCCGGGTTGTCAATGGCAGGCTCATTTCTTTTTTCAGCCAGGACCGCGAAAAATGGAATACGGAACTGATCGCTTTAGGCTTTCATTATCTTAAAAAACCCAAAACCTTAAACCGTTTTTATCTTGAAGCGGTTATTATCAGCAGGTACATGTCCATTGCGGAGCTAACACAAAATGACTGGCTTGATATTGTGAAATTACATGAAATCATGCAGCAGGTCTGCCTGTCTCCTATTGCAAGACTGAACTATTGTTTTTGTCTGGCTAAAATTGGAAAAACGCAGCAGGCGCTGCAGATTCTTTCTCAGATTGAAAAAGAGCTGCCGGCCGAACATATCTATTTTTCTCTGGTAAAAGCTAAAATCCTAAAAGAAACCAGACCTGAAGAGTCCGATTATCTATTCACTTCGGTGCTAAGTAAAATGAACCAGAAAATAAGGAAAGAATACCTGCTGGAAAACGAGTCAGTCGGATTATAA
- a CDS encoding response regulator produces the protein MRRNGEIIIIEDDEDDRLFLKDIFESLDYPNKIKFIEDPMDALSYLSNSKVRPFLILSDINMPKINGFELREQILALAEIREKCTPYIFLSTSKNPENVLRAYRCQVQGYFRKEEDFSVYQAMIKNIVEYWRLSLTPGSAL, from the coding sequence ATGAGAAGAAACGGAGAAATAATAATAATCGAAGATGACGAGGATGACAGGCTCTTCCTTAAGGATATTTTTGAAAGCCTGGACTATCCCAACAAAATAAAATTCATTGAAGACCCAATGGATGCCCTTTCTTACCTTTCCAATTCGAAGGTGAGGCCTTTCCTTATTTTGTCAGATATCAATATGCCCAAGATTAATGGCTTTGAACTCCGCGAACAGATACTTGCCCTGGCGGAAATCCGCGAGAAATGTACTCCTTACATCTTTCTTTCCACCTCGAAAAACCCGGAAAATGTACTCAGGGCGTACCGCTGCCAAGTACAGGGATACTTTAGGAAAGAAGAAGACTTCTCAGTCTATCAAGCCATGATAAAAAACATTGTGGAATACTGGCGCCTAAGCCTTACTCCGGGATCAGCACTGTAA
- a CDS encoding response regulator encodes MLYRSILLIDDDREDAELFMEAVDQLNKNILLRWESSPQTALEELRGSDKLPELIFLDYNMPRINGLELLVSLKNDARLKDIPVVMISTPSADFMKSKIGQHNILAYISKPNSFGELLSQLDSLLQPKPF; translated from the coding sequence ATGTTATATAGAAGTATTCTGCTTATCGATGATGACCGTGAAGATGCCGAGCTGTTTATGGAAGCGGTAGACCAGCTCAATAAAAACATACTGCTGCGATGGGAGAGCAGTCCGCAGACTGCCTTGGAAGAACTCAGGGGGTCTGATAAGCTGCCCGAACTGATTTTTCTAGATTATAATATGCCCAGAATCAATGGGCTGGAGCTGCTGGTCTCTTTAAAAAATGACGCAAGGCTGAAGGATATTCCTGTAGTGATGATCTCGACCCCCTCAGCGGATTTCATGAAGAGCAAAATCGGGCAGCATAACATCCTTGCCTATATCAGCAAGCCCAACAGTTTTGGCGAGCTTCTTTCCCAGCTGGATTCGCTTTTGCAGCCAAAGCCATTTTGA
- a CDS encoding chloride channel protein, whose protein sequence is MFKKQLIKAKQVLMLGQRQLSRKQFIFLSSVLIGITASFAVIFLKAFAHWVYSFATYINGTLKLSFLNSILPVVGILLTVLVVKKALGGTLEKGTSQILYIVARKASIIPKKQMYAQIITSSLTVGLGGSAGLESPIVITGAAFGSNYAQQFRLSYQERTLLIGCGVAAGIAAAFNAPIAGVLFAIEVLLVDVTISAFTPIMIAAATGALVSAIVLNENILLAFREKQTFDYHNIPFYVLMGLFTGFTAVFYARNFLRTEHAFAHLKYGPYKKALIGACILGLMIFIFPTLFGEGYESIKTLADKDPGRLLENTLFSDLASNDWMLLGFVGASMLLKAFASGITLGSGGNGGNFAPSLFLGSYAGYFFSKLLNLSGLTDLPVGNFTLVGMAGILSGLFHAPLTAIFLIAEITGGYDLMIPLMIVASVSFAVSKRFEKHSLDVKNLARKGNAFTSNKDSNILCTLEIEDLIKKDYLTVEPDQPLADVAGLLAHSDQVIFAAVDNENELRGLVYFNDIREVIFDNLKTESILVKDIMTQPVQPVHLFDSMETVMKKFEKSGKVFLPVLKNGKYYGFITKSDVLESYRNRLKSMIFE, encoded by the coding sequence ATGTTCAAAAAGCAGCTCATCAAAGCAAAACAGGTATTGATGCTCGGACAGCGGCAGCTCTCCCGCAAACAGTTTATATTTCTCTCAAGTGTTCTTATCGGCATTACCGCATCCTTTGCGGTAATCTTTCTAAAGGCTTTTGCCCACTGGGTATATTCATTTGCAACCTACATCAACGGAACATTAAAATTGAGTTTCCTTAACAGCATACTGCCTGTTGTTGGAATCCTGCTTACTGTTCTGGTAGTGAAAAAAGCATTGGGCGGGACCCTGGAAAAGGGGACTTCACAGATTTTGTATATAGTGGCTAGAAAAGCCAGCATTATCCCTAAAAAGCAGATGTATGCCCAGATTATCACCAGCTCGCTGACCGTCGGACTTGGAGGGTCTGCCGGATTGGAAAGCCCTATCGTGATCACGGGCGCCGCATTCGGTTCCAATTATGCCCAGCAGTTCAGGCTGAGCTATCAGGAGCGCACGCTGCTGATTGGATGCGGGGTGGCAGCAGGCATTGCCGCCGCATTCAATGCCCCCATCGCAGGGGTGCTTTTTGCCATCGAGGTGCTGCTTGTCGATGTGACCATTTCGGCTTTTACCCCCATAATGATTGCCGCGGCCACAGGTGCGCTGGTTTCCGCAATCGTCCTGAATGAAAACATACTGCTGGCTTTCCGCGAAAAACAGACCTTTGACTACCATAATATTCCCTTCTATGTTTTGATGGGGCTTTTCACAGGCTTTACAGCGGTATTCTACGCCCGCAATTTTTTAAGGACCGAACATGCCTTTGCGCATTTAAAATACGGCCCCTATAAAAAAGCACTTATCGGCGCCTGCATTCTGGGTCTCATGATCTTTATATTTCCCACCCTTTTCGGAGAAGGATATGAAAGCATCAAAACTCTTGCTGATAAGGATCCCGGAAGGCTGCTGGAAAACACGCTGTTCTCGGATTTGGCGTCCAATGACTGGATGCTGCTGGGCTTTGTCGGGGCTTCCATGCTGCTCAAAGCTTTTGCCTCAGGCATAACATTGGGAAGCGGCGGCAACGGGGGGAATTTTGCCCCTTCCCTCTTCCTTGGCTCATATGCCGGTTATTTCTTCTCAAAACTTTTAAACCTCTCCGGTCTTACCGATCTGCCTGTGGGCAATTTTACCCTGGTGGGTATGGCCGGGATTCTCAGCGGTCTTTTTCATGCGCCGCTGACCGCCATTTTCCTTATTGCGGAAATAACCGGAGGATACGATCTGATGATTCCCCTGATGATTGTCGCCTCGGTAAGTTTTGCCGTTTCCAAACGTTTTGAAAAGCACTCCCTCGATGTAAAAAACCTGGCCAGAAAAGGAAATGCCTTTACAAGCAATAAGGATTCTAATATCCTCTGCACCCTAGAGATTGAAGACCTGATAAAAAAAGATTATCTGACCGTGGAACCCGATCAGCCGCTTGCAGACGTCGCCGGGCTTCTGGCACATTCCGACCAGGTGATTTTTGCAGCCGTCGATAATGAGAATGAGCTTCGGGGACTGGTTTACTTCAATGACATAAGGGAAGTGATTTTCGATAATCTCAAAACAGAAAGCATTCTGGTCAAGGATATCATGACACAGCCCGTGCAGCCCGTGCATCTTTTTGACAGCATGGAAACGGTGATGAAAAAATTTGAGAAAAGCGGCAAGGTCTTTCTTCCGGTGCTCAAAAACGGAAAATATTACGGCTTCATAACAAAATCAGACGTTCTGGAATCCTACCGCAACAGGCTCAAATCAATGATTTTCGAATAG
- a CDS encoding ferritin-like domain-containing protein, with product MKNEVKIQQVNPSLDSRRNFLKISGLTLATAGLVLAGCSDNDNDDNMEDTSLPGIRNGVFDLGSGDFGVLTYAYALEQLEADFYTKVVNASNFNTVFSSLEREVLTDLYHHEVVHRDFFKAALTGALPNPGSQLLPSLAFNYGSLNFNSRTEVLATAKALEDTGVAAYNGAGRLIKTADYLLLAGKIVSVEARHAAAIRSLINPNSKDFAGDDIVNMSTGLDDAKDPSKILPIAANFITTKFTAKYLP from the coding sequence ATGAAAAACGAAGTTAAAATTCAGCAGGTAAACCCTTCACTTGACAGCAGAAGGAATTTCCTGAAAATCAGCGGTCTCACATTAGCTACAGCAGGTTTGGTTTTGGCCGGATGCAGCGACAATGATAATGACGATAACATGGAGGACACTTCACTTCCGGGAATACGAAACGGTGTATTTGATTTAGGGTCAGGGGATTTCGGCGTGCTTACATATGCCTACGCCCTTGAACAATTAGAAGCAGATTTTTACACTAAAGTGGTGAATGCCTCAAACTTCAATACGGTTTTCAGCAGTTTGGAACGTGAAGTTTTAACAGATCTGTACCACCATGAAGTGGTGCACAGGGATTTCTTTAAAGCGGCATTGACCGGAGCGCTTCCCAATCCGGGCTCTCAGCTGCTTCCCTCTTTAGCCTTTAATTACGGTTCCTTGAATTTCAACAGCCGCACTGAGGTACTGGCCACTGCAAAGGCGCTTGAGGATACGGGAGTGGCCGCCTACAACGGAGCCGGCAGATTGATAAAAACGGCTGACTACCTATTGCTGGCCGGAAAAATTGTTTCTGTAGAGGCCAGACATGCCGCCGCAATAAGAAGCCTGATCAATCCCAATTCAAAAGATTTCGCCGGAGATGATATTGTCAATATGTCAACAGGTCTGGATGACGCAAAAGATCCTTCTAAGATCCTGCCGATTGCCGCGAACTTTATTACTACAAAATTCACGGCCAAATACCTTCCTTAA
- a CDS encoding PAS domain S-box protein, with protein sequence MNQDPNTSDFYFLQNGGEAAELIENIDWESHTLGTPDTWPENLKNTIATIVSSKFPMFLYWGDQLIQFYNDAYRPSFGNEGRHPKAMGQKAVDCWPEIWDFIHPLIQKVLSTGESIWYDDLLLPIFRNGKMEDVYWTFSYSPIRDDRRQIKGVLVICNETTEKVNSRLHLQQSSDELEFAINAAEFGTYDLDPRTRRFSSNARLKDWFGLKADQQVKLEHALGAVAEKDRQRVTESINYALRYESGGRYDIEYTIIHPITKIPRIVHALGKAWFDNTKTAYRFNGILQDITQHRKAAQELQKSRQLTDLTIQSMGLGLFSVDYAADTLEYSAEFSRILSGNFKPGLGRKDFLKYVHPDDLHLRTAAIKSGMENGTFNYAPRVIWDDGSIHQIAISAARIINSEAKAPMFSGTVADITEKENSRLALEQAQSRLEMTKREADRHFSNVTDSSPTGLWLSNPQGMFTYFNKTLIDFTGVPYQELLEGKWTWVIAEQDYKKTKEAYLKALEQKSHFDVLFRARKNNGQLIWCRAAGDPFYDADGQYGGYAGFCMDIDEIISVRQAVIESQNQLTSMIEQSPVGICLFTGLDMKIEIANDIMIGYWGKDSSVIGLPMEEAVPELRGQPFMDILQQVYRTGETYYGHSVPADLKLNGKISTYYFEFTYTPIRDSKGTIYGVMDIAIDVTDQVIATKKLEETRMALAGAIELAELSTWTLDAESKTITCSDRFKEWLGLSAGTADREEFLQRISEPYRHKVAAALEEALSGSAEQFYDYEFQIVNKITGQQRIIHANAQVQYGKDDVVKSLSGTAQDVTKEKELQQELTFKVKEQTAELQTKNAELEANNRELSQFAYIASHDLQEPIRKISVFTDLLQNNLGKNPEKVNTYIDKISSSSRRMENLIKDVLQFSKLTHISHQFVPVNLNTVLSEILADFELVIEQKNAQVSIGQLPLVQAIPLQMSQLFGNLLSNALKYTKPGTRPEISINAQPVPEAQLRLHALDLELPYIKIEVRDNGIGFSQQYAEQIFNIFQRLHGNDQYSGTGIGLAMCRKIMQNHNGEITAASQEGSGTVFTIIMPALREKNGG encoded by the coding sequence TTGAATCAAGACCCAAATACTTCAGACTTTTACTTTCTTCAAAATGGAGGTGAAGCCGCCGAGCTAATTGAAAATATTGACTGGGAAAGCCATACTTTGGGCACTCCGGACACCTGGCCGGAGAACCTCAAAAACACCATTGCCACAATCGTGTCCTCAAAATTTCCGATGTTTCTCTATTGGGGTGATCAGCTGATACAGTTCTACAATGATGCCTATCGTCCCAGTTTCGGAAATGAGGGCAGACATCCCAAAGCCATGGGACAGAAAGCCGTGGACTGCTGGCCTGAAATATGGGATTTTATCCATCCGCTGATTCAAAAAGTGCTGTCAACGGGAGAAAGCATCTGGTACGACGACCTGCTGCTGCCAATATTCCGAAACGGCAAAATGGAAGACGTATACTGGACTTTCAGCTATAGCCCGATAAGGGACGACCGCCGCCAGATCAAGGGTGTATTGGTAATCTGCAATGAAACCACTGAAAAAGTAAACAGCAGACTTCATCTGCAGCAAAGCAGCGACGAGCTGGAATTTGCCATCAACGCCGCCGAATTTGGGACTTATGACCTGGATCCAAGGACACGGCGCTTTTCTTCAAATGCAAGGCTCAAGGACTGGTTCGGGCTCAAAGCCGATCAGCAGGTGAAACTCGAACATGCCCTGGGGGCAGTCGCAGAGAAGGACCGTCAGCGTGTCACTGAATCAATTAATTATGCACTCCGATATGAATCAGGCGGGCGATACGATATTGAGTATACCATCATCCACCCCATTACCAAAATACCGCGGATTGTGCATGCCCTTGGAAAGGCATGGTTTGACAATACTAAAACCGCATACCGCTTTAACGGCATCCTGCAGGATATCACCCAGCACCGCAAAGCAGCCCAAGAGCTTCAAAAATCAAGACAGCTCACCGATCTTACCATACAGAGCATGGGTTTGGGACTTTTCAGCGTGGATTATGCCGCTGATACCCTTGAGTATTCCGCTGAATTCAGCAGGATCCTCTCTGGAAATTTTAAACCCGGCCTGGGAAGGAAGGATTTCCTCAAATACGTGCATCCCGATGACCTGCATCTGAGAACCGCCGCCATCAAAAGCGGCATGGAAAATGGCACCTTTAACTATGCCCCAAGGGTTATTTGGGACGACGGAAGCATACACCAAATTGCCATATCAGCGGCACGCATCATCAATTCCGAAGCAAAAGCACCGATGTTCTCCGGAACGGTCGCCGACATCACCGAGAAGGAAAACAGCCGTCTGGCCCTTGAGCAGGCACAGTCACGTCTTGAGATGACCAAGCGGGAGGCAGACCGCCATTTTTCAAATGTAACCGACAGCTCCCCTACCGGGTTATGGCTTTCCAATCCGCAGGGAATGTTTACCTACTTCAACAAAACCCTTATTGATTTCACAGGGGTGCCCTACCAGGAACTGCTGGAGGGAAAATGGACCTGGGTCATTGCCGAGCAGGACTATAAAAAAACCAAAGAAGCATACCTTAAGGCACTGGAGCAGAAAAGCCATTTCGATGTGCTTTTCCGGGCAAGGAAAAACAATGGGCAGCTGATCTGGTGCCGCGCCGCCGGCGACCCTTTTTATGATGCCGACGGACAGTACGGCGGCTACGCCGGGTTCTGCATGGACATCGATGAAATAATTTCCGTGCGCCAGGCCGTTATTGAAAGCCAGAACCAGCTCACCTCGATGATCGAGCAGTCCCCCGTGGGGATCTGCCTCTTTACAGGACTGGATATGAAGATCGAAATTGCCAATGATATAATGATTGGATACTGGGGCAAGGACAGCTCCGTGATAGGGCTTCCCATGGAAGAAGCTGTTCCCGAATTAAGGGGGCAGCCTTTTATGGATATCCTGCAGCAGGTCTACCGTACAGGCGAAACCTATTACGGCCATTCCGTACCGGCGGACCTGAAGCTCAACGGAAAAATCAGCACCTATTATTTTGAGTTTACCTATACCCCGATCCGCGACTCCAAAGGCACGATTTACGGGGTTATGGACATTGCCATTGACGTTACCGATCAGGTCATCGCCACCAAAAAACTCGAAGAGACAAGGATGGCGCTCGCAGGGGCTATTGAACTGGCCGAACTCTCCACATGGACGCTCGATGCCGAATCTAAAACCATTACCTGTTCGGACCGTTTTAAGGAGTGGCTCGGTTTAAGCGCCGGCACCGCAGACCGGGAAGAGTTCCTGCAGCGCATCAGCGAACCCTACAGGCATAAAGTTGCCGCGGCCCTGGAAGAGGCCCTCAGCGGTTCGGCCGAACAATTTTATGATTATGAATTTCAGATTGTAAACAAAATAACAGGACAGCAGCGCATTATCCATGCCAACGCCCAGGTGCAGTACGGCAAGGATGATGTGGTAAAATCACTCAGCGGCACGGCGCAGGACGTGACCAAAGAAAAGGAACTCCAGCAGGAGCTTACCTTCAAGGTAAAGGAGCAGACCGCCGAGCTGCAGACTAAAAATGCCGAACTCGAGGCCAACAACCGCGAGCTTTCGCAGTTTGCCTATATCGCCTCCCACGACCTGCAGGAACCCATAAGAAAAATCAGCGTTTTTACCGATCTGCTGCAGAACAATCTGGGAAAGAACCCCGAGAAGGTAAATACTTATATCGACAAGATCAGCTCTTCTTCCAGAAGGATGGAGAACCTCATTAAGGATGTGCTGCAGTTTTCAAAGCTCACCCATATTTCACATCAATTTGTACCGGTAAACCTCAATACAGTGCTCAGCGAAATATTGGCAGATTTTGAACTGGTCATCGAACAGAAAAATGCCCAGGTAAGCATCGGGCAGCTTCCCCTCGTGCAGGCCATACCGCTTCAGATGTCACAGCTTTTCGGCAATCTGCTCTCCAATGCCCTGAAATATACCAAGCCCGGCACCAGGCCCGAAATCAGCATTAACGCACAGCCTGTTCCAGAAGCTCAACTCAGGCTGCATGCACTGGATCTGGAACTTCCCTATATCAAAATAGAAGTGCGCGATAACGGCATTGGATTCTCACAGCAGTACGCCGAACAGATTTTCAATATCTTCCAGCGCCTGCATGGAAACGACCAGTATTCAGGCACCGGAATCGGCCTTGCCATGTGCCGCAAGATCATGCAGAACCATAATGGTGAAATTACTGCCGCATCGCAGGAAGGCTCAGGCACTGTTTTTACTATTATTATGCCTGCACTGCGCGAAAAAAATGGGGGATGA
- a CDS encoding response regulator has product MGDDKKLGGKIVYLHSIIIHMTTIFLIDDDPDDREIFAELLAEDHPSIVLQQAINGADAFEKLKSENFTKPDLIFLDLNMPIMDGRTFLQHIKMDPDLKDIPVIIYTTSSSDLDRNFAMENKAAFFLTKQYSLQQQRKDIMAAIKNF; this is encoded by the coding sequence ATGGGGGATGATAAAAAATTAGGAGGGAAAATAGTATATTTACACTCCATTATTATACATATGACGACCATTTTTTTAATTGATGATGATCCAGACGACCGCGAAATCTTTGCTGAACTGCTGGCCGAAGACCATCCCTCAATTGTACTGCAGCAAGCCATAAATGGCGCAGATGCCTTTGAAAAACTTAAATCTGAAAACTTTACAAAGCCGGATTTGATTTTTCTGGACCTCAATATGCCCATAATGGACGGGCGTACCTTCTTGCAGCACATTAAAATGGATCCGGACCTGAAGGATATACCGGTTATCATATATACGACATCCTCAAGTGATCTGGACAGGAATTTTGCCATGGAAAACAAGGCCGCCTTTTTCCTGACCAAACAATATTCGCTGCAGCAGCAGCGAAAGGATATTATGGCGGCCATAAAGAACTTCTAA
- a CDS encoding YciI family protein produces MKKFLLLLHEDIEKLNELSSKEMQQLADAHMNWAERLAAAGHLISGDGLQEKSVLISGKDCIIKDGPHLESKEIIGGYYLLQADDLKTAVELAKECPAHLYGGTTEIRQIMEMEEYGQ; encoded by the coding sequence ATGAAAAAGTTCCTATTATTACTTCATGAAGACATTGAAAAACTAAATGAGCTCTCATCAAAAGAAATGCAGCAGCTGGCTGATGCGCATATGAATTGGGCAGAGAGATTAGCCGCGGCAGGACATTTGATTTCAGGCGACGGACTGCAGGAAAAAAGTGTTTTGATCAGCGGGAAAGACTGCATCATCAAAGACGGGCCTCATCTGGAATCCAAAGAAATTATCGGCGGCTATTATTTACTGCAGGCAGACGATTTAAAAACGGCTGTCGAACTGGCCAAGGAATGTCCTGCCCATCTTTACGGAGGCACTACCGAAATCCGCCAGATAATGGAAATGGAAGAATATGGGCAATGA
- a CDS encoding ferritin-like domain-containing protein, which yields MNILKFIETFTDDNLMKSTGTRRDSFSQFGNIGKNLAMASIPFGLSALTSKAFAKDITATPATPIGALQFALTLEYLENEFYAMALDSGVIPASENGGRDLKVFQQIADHESDHVKFLIAGLGGTASANFVPKPTFDFTVGGAFDPFNDYPTFLALAQAFEDTGVRAYKGQAANLITAPDLLTAALQIHSVEARHASEVRRLRGLKGWISNSERGAGMPAATQAVYDGEGITMQAGFNTASAFGAAAGSEAYDEPLTTQQVVDIANIFIV from the coding sequence ATGAATATCTTAAAATTTATAGAAACTTTTACCGATGATAATTTGATGAAAAGCACCGGCACCCGCAGGGACAGCTTTTCGCAGTTTGGGAATATCGGAAAAAATCTAGCCATGGCATCAATCCCTTTCGGATTATCAGCTCTTACCAGCAAAGCTTTTGCTAAAGACATTACAGCAACTCCGGCAACTCCTATCGGGGCACTCCAGTTTGCATTGACTCTGGAATATCTTGAAAATGAATTTTATGCTATGGCACTGGATTCAGGGGTGATCCCTGCCTCTGAAAACGGCGGACGGGATCTGAAAGTTTTCCAGCAGATTGCAGATCATGAATCCGACCATGTCAAGTTTTTGATTGCAGGACTGGGAGGAACGGCAAGTGCCAATTTTGTTCCAAAACCTACTTTCGATTTTACAGTAGGAGGAGCTTTTGATCCTTTCAATGATTACCCTACCTTTTTAGCGTTAGCGCAGGCTTTTGAGGATACCGGTGTAAGGGCCTACAAAGGCCAGGCGGCCAACTTGATAACAGCACCCGATTTATTGACCGCTGCCTTGCAGATCCATTCTGTTGAAGCGCGCCATGCTTCAGAAGTCAGAAGGCTCAGAGGTCTTAAAGGATGGATTTCCAATTCTGAGAGAGGTGCAGGAATGCCGGCTGCGACACAGGCTGTGTATGATGGAGAAGGTATCACGATGCAGGCAGGGTTCAACACGGCCTCTGCATTTGGAGCCGCGGCAGGATCTGAAGCCTATGACGAACCGCTTACCACCCAGCAGGTGGTCGATATCGCCAACATCTTTATTGTCTGA